A segment of the Streptomyces pactum genome:
TCTGACACCGGTGCCCGGATCACTGACACTGGGTGCGTGAAGAGCGAAGACACCCCCTTCGAGGGCGGCCCCATGGACGGGCGGGTGCTGCCCGTGCTGGTCGGGATGACCGGGCACCCGCCGAAGACCTACCGCATCCCCGTACCGGACCCGGACGGCGGCCCGCCCACCGTGCTGGTGTACCGGCGGGTGCCCCGGGGCGCCCGGGGCGGGCTGCGGTTCGCCCGCTGGAAGTACGCGTACGACCCCGAGGGCCGGAAGGGTGCCGGCCGGAAGTGGCCCTGGTCCAGACCGGGCGCCGGGCCGGCCGGCGAGCCAGACGCCACGCCGGGTGGCAAGCCGGACGACGCCCACGGGTGACCCCGTTGCGCCGAACCGCGCACACTCGCCGCGCGGAGCCCGGAAACACGCCACATGCTCACCGTGCGGAGCGGACCCACCGCTGCGCGACGGAGGTGATGGCGTGTCAGGAAGGCTTCTGCGTCTGGCGTGTACGGCGGTGGTGGCGGCCGGGATCGTCCTCGCGCCCGTGCCCGCCGCGGCCGAACCCGAGCCGGGCGCCGGCGGCGACCGGTCCGTGGCCGGACTGCTGACGGACCTTCAGCGGCTGTACCGGGAGGCGGAGAAGGCCACCGAGACCTACAACGGCACCGAGGAGCGGCTGAAGGAGCAGCGTGCCGAGGTCGAGCGGCTGGACACCGCGCTGGCCCGGACCCGGCTGTCCCTGCACGACAGCCGGGGCGCGGCCGGACGGCTGGCCCGGCAGCAGTACCGCAACAGCGGCGACCTCTCCCCCTACCTGCGGCTGCTGCTCGCCCGTGACCCGCAGCGCGCGCTCGCCCAGGGACACGTGATCGGGCGGCTGGCCCGGGAGCGGGCCGACACGGTGGGCCGCCTGACCGGCGACGAGAAGAGGGCCGGCGAGCTGGCCCGCCGGGCCCGCGAGGCACTGGACCGGCAACTCGTCCTGGCCGAACGGCGGGAGCGGGAGCGGGACGACGTACACGAGCGGCTGCGTGCCGTGGAGGAGCTGCTCGCCTCGCTCACCCCCGGGGAACTGGCCGCGCTGGCGGAGTTCGAGAAGAGCGGGATCGCCGAGGCACAGGAGCGGTTCATGGCGTCCGGCGCGCTCGGGGACGACGACAAGCCGTCCGCCGAGGGCGACCGGGCGGTGCGCTTCGCGGTGGAGCAGCTCGGCAAGCCGTACGAGTGGGGCGCGGAGGGACCGGCGTCGTACGACTGCTCGGGGCTGACCTCCGTGGCCTGGGAGCGGGCCGGTACGCCGATCCCGCGGACCAGCCAGGAGCAGTGGGCGCGGCTGGACCGGGTGCCGCTGGGCGAGCTGCGGCCCGGCGACCTGGTCGTGTACTTCCCCGAGGCCACCCATGTGGCCATGTACCTCGGCGACGGCATGGTCGTCCAGGCACCGCGCCCCGGCGCCGAGGTCAAGGTGTCGCCGATCGCGGCCAACCCGGTCCTGGGCGCCGTACGCCCCGACCCCGGCGGGGAGCCGCTGCGGCGGTACACGCCGCCGCGGCTCCCCGAGGGGGCGACGGACGGGTCCGACGAGGGGTACGCGGCCGCCTACGCGCCGGCCGCGCCCGAGACCTCCGTCAGGTAGCCCTCGGTCTTCGCCGGGTCGTAGAAGAAGTTCTCGAAGTCGGCCGGGTCGTTGAAGCCGTTGGCGAAGCGGTCGGCGACGGGCTGGAGCTGGCCGGCGGCGCCGATCAGGTTCAGGACGTGCTCCGGCGGCGGGGCGAGCATCGTGTTCGTCCACTTGGTGACGTGCCGGGCCGTGTCCCAGTAGCGGTCGAAGGTCTGCCGCATCCAGGCCTCGTCGAACTCCTTCTCCCCCTGCTCCAGGATGGAGGCGAGGTAGGAGGCGGCGCACTTGGAGGCGGAGTTGGAGCCCTGGCCGGTGATCGGGTCGTTGGCGACGACCACGTCGGCCACGCCGAGGACCAGGCCGCCGCCGGGGAGGCGGCCGACCGGGTTGCGGACGGTGGGGGCGTAGCGGCCGGCGAGGGTGCCGCCGGCGTCGGTCAGTTCGACCTTGGTGGCCCGCGCGTACTCCCAGGGGAGGAACTTCTCCATGAGTTCCAGGGTCAGGGAGAGGTGCTCCGCCGGGTCCTTGACGTCCTTGAAGGCGTCCAGCGGGCCGCCGGGTATGCCCTCCCAGAACAGGATGTCGGCGCGGCCCGAGGTCGTGAACGTCGGCATGATGAACATCTCGCCGACGCCCGGGACCAGGTTGCAGCGGACGGCCTCCGTCTCCGGGTGCTCCGGGCGCGGGCCCATCCCGTGGACGTAGGCCACCGCGAGCGCGCGCTGCGGTTCGCTGTACGGGGAGCGGGAGGCGTCGCGGCCGAACATCTGCACCAGCTCGCCCTTGCCCGCCGAGACGAGGACGAGGTCGTAGGCACGGGCGAAGTAGTCCAGGTCGCCGACGGCCGCGCCGTGAATGACCAACTGGCCGCCGCGCTGCGCGAAGGTCTCCATCCAGCCGGCCATCTTCACCCGCTGGTCGACCGACTGCGCGAAGCCGTCGAGGTGCCCCAGCCAGTCGATCGCGCGCTGCGAGGGGCCCGGGTCGAAGGAGCCGGGGGCCGCCACCGAGACGCCGAGTCCCTCGATCTTCGGGGCCTGGGACTCCCAGAAGTTCAGTTGGAGGTCGCGCTCGTGCTGGAGTGCCGTGTGGAACATGCACTGCGTCGACATGACCCGGCCGGTGCGGATCTCGTCGGCGGTCCGGTTGGACATCAGGGTGACCTCGTAGCCGTGCGACTGGAGGCCGAGGGCGAGCTGGAGTCCGGACTGGCCGGCTCCGACGACGAGTATCTTCCGCATGCGGGGTTCCGTCTCCTACTCGGGGGTTTCGTCGAGCGCGTGGCCCACGAGGGACAAGAGGGTCTCGATGGCCGAGATCCGGCGGCGCGCATCCATGATCATTACAGGTATGTGCGCGGGGATCGTCAACGCCTCCCGCACGTCCTCCGCCTCGAACAGCTCACTGCCGTCGAAGTGGTTCACCGCGACGACGTACGGCAGTCCGCAGCTCTCGAAGTAGTCCAGCGCCGGGAAGCAGTCCTTCAGGCGGCGGGTGTCGGCCAGCACGACGGCGCCGATCGCGCCGCGCACCAGGTCGTCCCACATGAACCAGAACCGCTGCTGCCCCGGCGTGCCGAACAGGTAGAGCACCAGGTCGTCGTCGAGCGTGATGCGGCCGAAGTCCATGGCCACGGTGGTGGTGAGCTTGCCCGGGGTGTCGGTGAGGTCGTCGGTCTCCTGGCTCGCCTCGGTCATCAGCGCCTCGGTCTGCAGGGGCGTGATCTCCGAGACGGCGGTGACCAGCGTGGTCTTGCCGACGCCGAACCCTCCCGCCACCACGATCTTCGTGGCTATGGGCGCGCGGGTGCGATCCGTCTGCCAGGGCTGCATGGGCTCGTCGGGGTCGACGAGCGGGGAGACGCCGTAGGCGGCGTCAGAGACGGCGGAGTCCACTGAGCACCCTTTCGAGCAGAGCGCGGTCCGGGCGGCCCGTTCCGTGGCCGGTCCCGGTTCCGTACACACGGATCTTTCCCTGGTCCGCGAGGTCGCTGAGGAGCACGCGGACCACGCCGAGCGGCATCTTCAGCAGCGCGGCGATCTCGGCCACCGTACGCATACGGCGGCACAGTTCGACGATGGCCCGCATCTCCGGCATCACGCGGGAGGTGAGCGAGCCTCCCCCACTGCCAAATGCGTGGGAGGTACCCCCAGTCAGTTCCTTGCGCTCCTCGGCGGCTTCCAGCGCGGCGGTGCCGGCCGTGGCGCCGACGAACGTCTCGACGAGCAGGACGTGCCCGAAGCGGGTACGGCCGCCGGTGAGCGAGTAGGGGCGTACGCGGGCGGACTTGCGGTCCGAGCCGCGTACGGGGAGGGACTTCGGGGGTTTCCTGGGGCTGCTGCTCATCGGGTACTCCCCGTCGAGGTCGTCTCGGTCTCCAGGGATTTCCGCAGCTCGCTGCGGAGTTCGGGGGTCAGGACGTGGCCGGCGCGGCCGACGAACAGCGCCATGTGGTACGCGATGACGCTCATGTCGGCGTCCGCGGAGCCGTGCACACCGAGCAGCGAGCCGTCGCTGATCGACATCACGAACAGGCTGCCCTCGTCCATGGCGACCATCGTGTGC
Coding sequences within it:
- a CDS encoding GTP-binding protein, with translation MDSAVSDAAYGVSPLVDPDEPMQPWQTDRTRAPIATKIVVAGGFGVGKTTLVTAVSEITPLQTEALMTEASQETDDLTDTPGKLTTTVAMDFGRITLDDDLVLYLFGTPGQQRFWFMWDDLVRGAIGAVVLADTRRLKDCFPALDYFESCGLPYVVAVNHFDGSELFEAEDVREALTIPAHIPVMIMDARRRISAIETLLSLVGHALDETPE
- a CDS encoding styrene monooxygenase/indole monooxygenase family protein; the protein is MRKILVVGAGQSGLQLALGLQSHGYEVTLMSNRTADEIRTGRVMSTQCMFHTALQHERDLQLNFWESQAPKIEGLGVSVAAPGSFDPGPSQRAIDWLGHLDGFAQSVDQRVKMAGWMETFAQRGGQLVIHGAAVGDLDYFARAYDLVLVSAGKGELVQMFGRDASRSPYSEPQRALAVAYVHGMGPRPEHPETEAVRCNLVPGVGEMFIMPTFTTSGRADILFWEGIPGGPLDAFKDVKDPAEHLSLTLELMEKFLPWEYARATKVELTDAGGTLAGRYAPTVRNPVGRLPGGGLVLGVADVVVANDPITGQGSNSASKCAASYLASILEQGEKEFDEAWMRQTFDRYWDTARHVTKWTNTMLAPPPEHVLNLIGAAGQLQPVADRFANGFNDPADFENFFYDPAKTEGYLTEVSGAAGA
- a CDS encoding C40 family peptidase yields the protein MSGRLLRLACTAVVAAGIVLAPVPAAAEPEPGAGGDRSVAGLLTDLQRLYREAEKATETYNGTEERLKEQRAEVERLDTALARTRLSLHDSRGAAGRLARQQYRNSGDLSPYLRLLLARDPQRALAQGHVIGRLARERADTVGRLTGDEKRAGELARRAREALDRQLVLAERRERERDDVHERLRAVEELLASLTPGELAALAEFEKSGIAEAQERFMASGALGDDDKPSAEGDRAVRFAVEQLGKPYEWGAEGPASYDCSGLTSVAWERAGTPIPRTSQEQWARLDRVPLGELRPGDLVVYFPEATHVAMYLGDGMVVQAPRPGAEVKVSPIAANPVLGAVRPDPGGEPLRRYTPPRLPEGATDGSDEGYAAAYAPAAPETSVR
- a CDS encoding DUF742 domain-containing protein; amino-acid sequence: MSSSPRKPPKSLPVRGSDRKSARVRPYSLTGGRTRFGHVLLVETFVGATAGTAALEAAEERKELTGGTSHAFGSGGGSLTSRVMPEMRAIVELCRRMRTVAEIAALLKMPLGVVRVLLSDLADQGKIRVYGTGTGHGTGRPDRALLERVLSGLRRL